The following coding sequences lie in one Capsicum annuum cultivar UCD-10X-F1 chromosome 5, UCD10Xv1.1, whole genome shotgun sequence genomic window:
- the LOC107871768 gene encoding uncharacterized protein LOC107871768, with the protein MGSEGPKSVTIYVTGFKKFHGVAQNPIETAVNILKDYDEQRGLAAGMTLGSCTILEKIRESGILTLLKFKKKESSLGNSLNNGQVIWASSIETNLLLLICVD; encoded by the coding sequence ATGGGATCAGAGGGGCCAAAATCGGTGACCATTTATGTCACGGGGTTCAAGAAATTTCACGGTGTTGCTCAGAATCCTATAGAGACAGCAGTTAacattttgaaagattatgatgaGCAGAGAGGATTAGCTGCTGGTATGACCTTGGGTAGCTGTACTATTCttgaaaaaattagagaaagtggAATTCTGACTTTGTTGAAGTTCAAGAAGAAGGAGTCCTCTTTAggaaacagtttaaataatggaCAAGTCATATGGGCTAGTTCTATCGAGACAAACCTTCTTTTACTAATTTGTGTGGATTAA